The Setaria viridis chromosome 2, Setaria_viridis_v4.0, whole genome shotgun sequence DNA window TTCTGTCTCTTATTGTCGAACTCGAGGGAGTTTCCACCGGTGACTAGCATGATCATGCTGAAGGTTGGTATGGCATTGAAGTTATTTTCAAGAAGCTCAGATTGCGAAGATCCTCAAGAGATTGGTATTATCATGCCATAGGTTGGGATGGCTTTGGGGTTGCTGTTTGGTGAATTCAGCTCGGCTTTTGGGATTTCATTCGGTATGTTTGGTGGTGGTAGTGGTATCTCATGGCGAGGCTGTGGCTGCGGTTGGCCCTGGTTTGGCAAAGCTTGTGAGAAGTGGGGTTGGAAATAAGGTGAGGGTTGCCAGGTTACTGGCTGGTGGAAGCCTGCGAGGTTGGATTGGTTTGGAAAATACAGCGGGGGTGTGAAGAAAGTGGTGTGGTGAATAGTTTTGGGTGCTTGAGCTGCTGCCATTGCTGCCTCCTCCACAACCTTCTTTTCGGCTTCTTTTTTAGCCTTGACGTCGAGCGTCATTGGGCACCAATCCGTGCCATGATCTAATTGTTTTCCGTGGAAGGTGCAGTACAGCGGTCTCAGCTGCCTGTGATTGGTTGGCTTCAGGGGTGTGCTGGCTCGCCCTCTTCCTGGTCCTGAGTAGCCCCCTGTTGGCCGTTACCGAAGTTATTGTGACTTCGGTTGTGTTGCTGGTGGTTGTGGCCTTGATTTGGGTGCTGATTGCCCTCAATTGCCATGATTTGGTTGGCTTGGTGATGGCTATGACTTTGGTGTTGGTGGTGATTTTTGCTGTGGCTAGAGCTTTGGTTGTGGTTATAATTTTGGTTGCGGTTGTAGGGTGAAGCCTTTGATTGTTTCTTTCTGCCACCCTTCTTTTTCTGACCTGATGTATTTTTCCAGTTCCGCGAACAAGGCCTCCATGTTTGCCGGTTTCTTTCGTGTTAACTTCGAGGCTGTCGGGCCTAGGTTGAGTCCCAAGCGGAGATCGCAACGCTGTCAGCCACGCGTGGTGTTTGCGACCGAAGCTGAACAAATCTTCTGACGTAGCTTGTGAGGGGCTCCTTATCTTTTTGCTTGCAGTGAAAGAGATCAGCCTCATCGCTTAATGCTTGATGAAATCCTTGGAAGTTCTGGTTTAGCTTCGTTTTTAGGTTTATCCAACTGCATACCGAATGTGGAGGGAGTAGCGAGTACCAGTTCAGTGCTGCCCCTTCACAAGCGATGATGAATGATTTTGCGAGGATAACATCGTTGCCACTGGCCGAAGCTATGGCGGCCTCATAACTCATCAAGAATTGGCACGGATCTGTTTGTCCATTGAACTTCGGTAGAGTCACTGGCTTGTATGTTGCCGGCCAAGGTGCAGTTTGAAGTTTGATTGACAACGGCGAACTTTTGTCGATTACCATGCACATGTTCATCGCAGGTGGCTGATTGTGCTGGCCGAAGCCGGGGTTAGTGTAAATGATTCTTTCGGAGCCGGAGTTGAAAGCTTGGTTGGGTGGTGGCATTGGCTATTGTGGCGTGCCTTGGAGGTTCTCAAGCTCGTGTAACTCTTGCTATAATTCTTCGAACTGCTTTTTTACCTCGTTCAACATTGCTAGCCTGTTGGCTGCTTCTGTTTGAGCTTGGATTTGCTGTGCGAATCTTTCCTTTTGCCTCTTCACCTCTTCAAGCTGTCATAGGACCGAGGTTAATTCGTCTTCTAAGTCACTTGGGTGTTTATCCTCGGTGTCTGGTTGCGGTTGGTCCTCATTGGTGTCGTCCTGGATGGAAGCTGCCTTCAGTGACCTCGCTCTTAAGACATCTTCTATTCTCTTATATCGCTCTTCCTTATCTGTCAGGACCTGCTGGGCTGGTTCTGTCGAAATGATCTGTCCTTCTTCTGTGACTTCGGCTTGCGTAGTGGCTCTCTTCTGTCCTTCTTATATGGTTTCTTGGTGACCTGAAGCACGGTGGGCGCTAAATGTTGGGCCTCAGCTCCTTGCGAAGATAAGGCACAACGAAGCTAGCGCAACACAAGGGAATGTGAACCGTTACTTCAATAAATGTGGAACGTGAAAATTTACATCGGGGTCGgttccccttttatagtgtccGTCGAGCTTCCGCACTTTACACATCTACCCTCACACATCCTTACATTTGGGTCATTTGTGGGTCACGTTTTTTAAGCCACCCGGTAGCTCCACAAATCACGCTCTCCAAAGGCTCCGTGACTTGGCGCTCCCTTGTCGTTCCCAGTCATTGCGCTTCCCGGCTTCGCTCTCAAAATCCTCCCAGCTTCCTCAAAGCTGCATCTGCCCGACTCAGCATCGCTCGACGCCCCCGTCTTCGGCCGGGAGGCTGGAGAGAGCTTCGGTATTCGTAGCATCGTCAACCGTTCCCCCTACATAACCTGCCTTCGGTCACGCACGCCTCCTTGCCTCCGGCTGCAGAGGATAGGAGCGGAGCAAAGGTTATTGGGTTAATTAAACATTCACCAGCGACTCACCTTGCCTTCGGCTTCATGCTCAACTTCGAGGAACCTGTTCATCAGGGTGCGCCCGAAGCTCGAGCATTCAGCTCGAGGCTAGCTCCTTCTGGGATCCCAACATATTGGCAACTACATTTGACACCTCTCGTATGGGTGATCATATGATTGAGCAATTTTGTGTTTTGAATTTTTAATTTGACCGATTAATTGATCCATGAAGATGGCGACCGGCCAGTCATTGGTTACTTGGAAGGGTTTCGGTCAACGTGTGATTGGGCCAGAAATTAGAGCTGCGGTGGGCCAAAAAAACGATTGGGCCAGAAAAACATGCGCAGAAGCCCAACTACCTCAATGTACTTCGCGGGAGCGGCCGCGTCTTTCTTCCCGATCTCCACTTCTCCCcacctgccgcgccgcgccgcgccgccatcgccatggGGGTGATCACGagagccaagaagaggaggctGGAGGAAGAACAAGAGCTCGTCGACCGCATCAGCCGCCTCCCCGACGGCATCCTCGGCGACATCGTTTCCCTCCTCCCCACCAAAGACGGCGCACGCACGCAGGTCCTCTCCTCCCGGTGGCGCCACATCTGGCGCTCCGCTCCCCTCAACTTCGACATCTACGGCAATCCTGTCAGGGAGATCTACAGCATCCTCTCCTCGcaccccggccccggccgccgcttcaCTATCGACATGCGCTACGTGCGGATCGAagactacgccgccgccgccgccgccgccgcgaccctTGGCGCCTGGCTCTGGTGCCCCGCCCTCAACAGCCTCCAGGAGCTCGAGTTCTACCTCGGCCGTCCGCCTGACATTCCACCGCTACCAGCATCAGTACGCCGCTTCTCGTGCACCCTTCGCGTCGCCAGCTTCGGCGGCTGCAGTTTCCCGGACGGGAATGCCAGCGCGCTCCAGTTGCCGCTTCTCAACCAGCTGAGCCTTGTGAGTGTCAGAATCTCAGAGACCTCCCTTCATTCCTTGCTCGCCGGCTGCCCTGTCCTTGAGAGCTTGCTGCTAAACGACACCAAGGGCTTCCCTCGAGTGCAGATCATGTCCACTAGCCTCAGAAGCATCGGTGTGTGTTCTAGTTCGGGAAAAGACAGGTTGAGGCAGCTCATCATTGAGGATGCCCCATCTCTTGAAAGATTACTAATTTTCAAATGCATGAAGATGGAAATCTCGGTAATATCTGCGCCGAAATTGAAAATTTTGGGGAAGCTTTCTAGCATCCAGTTTGGCACCACAACATTTCAGGTACCAGCATCATTCTAACTTCCACCTTCATGAGCAATCCAAAGTCCCTTTGCGTGATCATGATGTTAATTCTGTGCTTAACTCAGGGATCAAGCATTGTTACCCTGACGACGGTGGTGTGCAGTGTGAAGGTTTTAGCTTTGACCGATGTGAATCTTAGTTTGGATGCAGCTATTAACTTAATTAAATGTTTTTCCTGCCTGGAGAAGTTGTACATCCAGGTGACAAAACCTACTATTTAACTGAGCGTGCATCTGCACTCTTTTGTCACTTGAATCAATGATTGGTCTAAATCTAGGTTTACAACTAACAACAATTTTATGTTTATTTTGCTTTCTTAGACATCAGATTTGGGAGAGACAAATACGTGGTATCGTAAATACTCAAATCTTATTGGTACCCTTGAATCGTAAATACTCGAATCTTATTGGTACCCTTGATATCCGACTGAAGAAAATTGTGTTATCTTACTATCAAGGCAACAAGTCACATGTTAACTTCGCCAGTTTCTTTGTATCAAATGCGACAGTGCTGGAGTCAATGAGGTTTGAGTTAGATGATCGAAACGTTCGCAGCGTGTGGATTGAAAGACAGCGTAGGCTGCTCCAAATCGAAAAGAGGGCTTCAAGGGGTGCCCAGTTTTATTTTGTATCTCGTAACAAATCGATTGGGTCATTTTGCCATATGTCTGCAGAGCAAGAGCAAGTGCATGATTTGTCAACAGCCGATCCCTTTGAAAGGTTTCACAATTAGGTCTGATTCCATTCACCATGGATTAGCTATACTGTTTTGCCCAGATCGACTTGATCAGTCACTCGTTAGTGGTGTCTTGACATTTGTTATCTCTTTTCCTGGAGTACTTTCATTTGTTACGAGATTAAATGCTATATCAGTTAATTTTAAGTTTCCTCTCTTTTCAAATCATCCAACAATATCAGTGAATCTTAGATAAGTTAATTTGCTCCTCTTTTCAGGCACGGGCTCAATGCCCACTGGGTTGCATTTGTGACGGGACACCAAACTGGAAAACTGAGGAGCTCAGAATTGGAGTGGAAATCCTAGAGGGTCAGAGCATTAACTTGTTTTTGTGAAGTGGCTATTCAGTTGGGCAACAGCGCTAACAAGGATAGTCGCAACTTCAATTTTATTCAGTTACTGAGAACTGGCAATTCAAGGATTTGTGCCAGATGTATGATTTGCAAATTAATATTCTCCAGACCAGAAATATGCATGGACGTTTATGTGTATCCAAACATGGTTAAGGTGTTGTATGCATATGAAGCCTAAGGTGCTACTTCAAATCACTTAAAGAGCTAGACGTAGTTTATTTAAAATGTATGGCATGTACTGGAATGCTTGAGAACATCAATATTTTATCTGATCCTTCTAAGCATGTTAAGCATTCTACATTTTCAATTGCTTTATGTTTGGTTtctttagggtttagggtttaggattTTAGGGTTTAGGATTTTTGAGTTTTATgatttagggttagggtttagggtttaggattAGGGAAGAGATTATTGGACAGCCTCAGCCTGAGGTGCTTCACTCGAGATCAGTGTTTGAACCAAATGCTTCAGGTCCATAGATTTTATAACCTCTAGTGCCAGCCTGCATTTTAAACAAAACATATGACCACATTAGAAAAACAGTTTATATTTAGATAATAAACATAACAGAATAAAAGAGAGATCCAATAAAAGAGAGGATCTGAAAGACTATAACCTTATATATCTGACAGATTCTGAGGATGTAGATATGATGATTCTCTACCGGAAACttcaaatttgccgagtgtttttatgtttgccgagtgtattccctcgagcactcggcaaacaagttcTTTGACGAGTGTTGTGCTAAAAATACTTGGCAAAATAAAAACACACGGCAAAGAGGCAGGGTTTGCCGAATGTCAAAAAAAACAACACTCCGCTACCCCCTCCCCAGATCCGCCacccccttccctcctcccgGCTCCTGGCTccgtggtggcgtggcggcggcgggaggcagctTGGGCGGTGTGGTGGTGGCGTAGCGATGGCGGGAGGCAC harbors:
- the LOC117842772 gene encoding F-box/LRR-repeat protein At3g03360, with protein sequence MGVITRAKKRRLEEEQELVDRISRLPDGILGDIVSLLPTKDGARTQVLSSRWRHIWRSAPLNFDIYGNPVREIYSILSSHPGPGRRFTIDMRYVRIEDYAAAAAAAATLGAWLWCPALNSLQELEFYLGRPPDIPPLPASVRRFSCTLRVASFGGCSFPDGNASALQLPLLNQLSLVSVRISETSLHSLLAGCPVLESLLLNDTKGFPRVQIMSTSLRSIGVCSSSGKDRLRQLIIEDAPSLERLLIFKCMKMEISVISAPKLKILGKLSSIQFGTTTFQGSSIVTLTTVVCSVKVLALTDVNLSLDAAINLIKCFSCLEKLYIQTSDLGETNTWYRKYSNLIGTLESHGLNAHWVAFVTGHQTGKLRSSELEWKS